Genomic DNA from Bacteroidota bacterium:
ACAATACGTCCCAACATAACATCAACGCTGTCTTGTTCTCCTGCAAGTCTTGATGCCACGCTATAGGCAAGCACTACAACCGGCTCATTGGTTTCCATTTCTGTCCTGGTAAACGCGCGGCCAGCTGCAAATTCGTGCCGGTATACATCGAAGGCGCTTGACATCGTTGCTTCCATGTAAATGCCTGACCTTGCCGTATCTCCAGGAAGCATAATGCGTGCATTGATTGGGTTACTTAGCGTGAGGTCTGCTTCATTCTTTATCAATGCCGCTAATGCATCTGCATCACGTACCTGCAAATAGGCGATAGACTCGCGGTCCAGATTCACGCCATCTACCCGTTCTTTTGTCCGCGGGGATACAGAAATGCCTTCCAGGCTTGTAGTGGTTGAAATTTGATTGCGCGCGTATTTCTCCAGTCCATCACCCAGAGAAAGGATTGCAACCAATGCCGCTACGCCAACAACCAGGCCAATGGTGGAGAGAAAGGTGTGAAGTGGATTGGCGCGGAGGGTCTGGAAGGCAATGTTGGCAATGAGTAAAATGCGGCGCATCAGGGCAAATTAGATCTTAGAGATGGTGAGTGCTTTTGAGATTTTTCCTGCTACGTAATAATACGGCATTAGTTAGGGCAAGAAGGACAAAGTACATGGGGTATGGAATTACCTCTGGGGTATTCGGACGATCGAGGTGATATGCTTCCTTTGTACAGGTTGTCCGTTGCCTTGAAGGCTACCATTTACTGCTGGCTGAACGACCTGAGGACCGATTCCATGCGGCCCATCGGGTCTTTACTGGTGTCTGGGATAAAATCCGTGTCGGTTACTTGTTCGTACAATTCGATATAGCGGCTGGCAATATCAATCCGGAAGGCGTCTGGTAGGTCCGGAAGCACTTGACCTTCCTTGCCTTGAAATCCGTGGTCCATCAACCATTCGCGTACAAACTCTTTCGAAAGCTGTCGCTGTGGCTGATTTGAAGAAAGCAGCTCTGCATAGGTGTTTGCGTAGAAATAGCGGGAAGAGTCTGGGGTATGTACCTCGTCGATCAAGCAGATTTCGCCGGCGCTGTCGAGCCCAAATTCATATTTGGTGTCTACCAGGATAAGTCCGCGCTTTTGGGCCATGTTTGTGCCGCGTTCGAACAGGGCAAGGGCAATGGACTCAAGCTGGTTGAAGGTGTCTTCCGGGAGCAAGCCGCGGGCGATGATTTCTTTACGCGAGATATCTTCATCGTGGCCTTCTTCAGCTTTGGTCGCTGGCGTCAGGATTGGGGTGGGGAAAGCACTGTTCTGCAGTAGCCCATCAGGCATCGGCTTTCCACAAAGGATACGTTTACCT
This window encodes:
- a CDS encoding phosphoribosylaminoimidazolesuccinocarboxamide synthase, with the translated sequence MDRTLVEAQLDHTIASTNFTFTGNLYRGKVRDTYQQPNRLILVASDRISAFDHVLRQTIPFKGQVLNRLAAYFFEHTADLVQNHVVEVPDANITVARLCKPFPIEFVVRGYLAGHAWREYKAGKRILCGKPMPDGLLQNSAFPTPILTPATKAEEGHDEDISRKEIIARGLLPEDTFNQLESIALALFERGTNMAQKRGLILVDTKYEFGLDSAGEICLIDEVHTPDSSRYFYANTYAELLSSNQPQRQLSKEFVREWLMDHGFQGKEGQVLPDLPDAFRIDIASRYIELYEQVTDTDFIPDTSKDPMGRMESVLRSFSQQ